The genomic window CCGGCCGCCCACAGGCCCACCACGGCCGCGACGAGCAAGGCGCCCCCAATCCTGAAAGCACTAGGCCAAGGCTCGACGCTTGGTGCTGGGGTCATGCCAAATCTCCTGCACGATGCGTCGCTGCCGCACACGTGCGCATTGGATGACGATGTCCACGCTCAGCTGCGAAAGCTCCACGCCTTCACGCGTGGTCATGCCCTGGCCCGCGGCGCTGCGCTTCATCAACTGCGCGAGTGCCACGAAGGCCATCTGCGCACTGTCGGCATGGACGCTGGTGATCGAGCCCGGATGGCCCGTGTTCACGGAGACGAGGTAGTCATAGACTTCATCGCCGGTTCGCAGTTCGGACAGGAAAATGCGGTCGGGACGCTGACGTTTGGCGCCAGCCAGGAGCTGCCCTGGCGTCACGATCGCCTGTCCCTGAGCGCCCTGGGAGTAGAAGAGACGCACGTGATTGGGCTGGTTGCGAAGGGACAGCTCCCTGACGTCTTCGATGGTGATCAGCCGGTCCTCGGGGGGCACTTCGAGAATCAATGCCTTGCTCAGCGTCGTCTTGCCCGAGCCGGTGGCGCCCGACAGCAAGATGTTGCGGCGCAGTCGAACTGCGCGGCGCAGGAAGTCTCCGAACCTGCGTTCGCGAAGCAAACCCGCAAGCTCGCGGTCTCCGGGGCCTGCAGAACCCGCCTCCGACGCTGCCTTCAATGCTGGTTCGTTGTAGCGTGTCGGCTCGAACACGCCCATCGATTCAAGTTGATCGAGCGACCACAGTGCACTGGAGGGACGACGGATCGTGATCGAAACGGTCTGCTCGGAGGTCGCCGGGGGCAGCACGATCT from Variovorax paradoxus includes these protein-coding regions:
- the virB11 gene encoding P-type DNA transfer ATPase VirB11; this encodes MPLLEDTEVTEICINEPGIAFVERQTGWTREILAFASFDWCMSIAKLVANFTKQRVSAQEPLLSATLPGGERIQIVLPPATSEQTVSITIRRPSSALWSLDQLESMGVFEPTRYNEPALKAASEAGSAGPGDRELAGLLRERRFGDFLRRAVRLRRNILLSGATGSGKTTLSKALILEVPPEDRLITIEDVRELSLRNQPNHVRLFYSQGAQGQAIVTPGQLLAGAKRQRPDRIFLSELRTGDEVYDYLVSVNTGHPGSITSVHADSAQMAFVALAQLMKRSAAGQGMTTREGVELSQLSVDIVIQCARVRQRRIVQEIWHDPSTKRRALA